The window GGCTGGCTCGTCGAGCGCCTCGCGCCTTAGCTGACGAGTCGTCAGAGTTCGAGGTGGAGCCGGAGCGCGTCGTCCACAGCGCGGAGCAGATCGGGTCCCAGCCGTGCTATCGCTGGGCCGACTCGCTCCACGGCCACCGCGCGCACCTGCTCTGCCTGCGCCTTGCTGTCGAGTCGAAGACCGGTCTCCGCCTTCGGTAGCAGGACCTGGAACGAATACAGCGTCTCGACGTTGCTCGTCACGGGCACGACGGTGACCACGCCGCGCCCGAGGCGCGCGGCCGTGGCGTTCGCGCGGTCGTTGCTCACGACTACTGCGGGCCGGACCTTGCTGGCCTCGCTGCCGCGTGTGGGAGTGAGGTCGACGAGGCGGATCTCACCGCGACGCATCGGGCAGCCCGTCGCCGACAGCGGCCTGCCACACCTCGGCGTCGGAGCCGTCCTCCCACTCGGCCCAAGCAGCCTCGTACTCGTCGCCGAGCGACTCGTGCCGGAGCAGGTGGACGGCATGGGCCAGCGCAGCCGAACGAGACCCGAGCCCGGATGTACGGGCGTAGTTGTCGAGCAGTTCGACGTCCTCGTCCGGCAGGCTGACGCTGATCTTCATACCCGTATCCTACCCGAGTAGTACTCCCGTTCGGGAGTTCAGCGAGCCCTGGGGTTTGATCGTGCGCGGGTCGCGGCGGTGGCGGGTCCGGGCTCCGGACAGAAAAGAGCCCGCGGGCTGCCGGTCGAATGACCGGCTGCTCGGAGGGACGTAACCCCGAGCACCCACGGGCTCCGGTGACTGCAGTGGATTCGCCTGGCCGCAGACCTGCGGTCCGGTGAAGGCACCTAGTCAATGCGGCTAGCTTGCAGCCACCTCACGCGTCCGACAGCTACTCAAAGCGTGGACCACCTCCCTTCCGTGTACTGACGACGGTACGTCGCGGCCGGGAATCGTGTCGAGGGATTTCGGGCCGGGTCGCGAAGCTCTCAGGTTGGCTTTCAGGAAAGGGCGTCGGCGGCGACCCGGAGGTCGGCGGAGGGGACAGTCGGCTCGGGCTGGTCGGGTGTCGTGGTCGCGCTTCAACTCAACCGAGTGCGCAGATCGGCCCCGGTTGGGCCCGTCGAACCGGGGCTCAGCTGCGCACTCGGCGCACTTCGGCCCGTCTACGTGGGCGCCCTATCCGAGGGCGTCGGCGGCGACGCGAAGGTCCGCGACGAGGGCGGCGAAGGCGGTCTCGCGGTCGTCGGAGCGGAGGACCGCGGAGGGGTGCACGGTCGCGAGCAGCTGCGCCGCGGGGGAGCCCTCGGGAACGTCCGCCGGCACCAGGCCGCGGGCGGCGCGGTCCGGCCACGGGAGGAGGACGCCGCGCTCCTTCGTCACCCGGAACGCGGGACCGGCCAGGGCCCGGCCGGCGATCGCCCCGAGGGCGACGATCAGCTCGGGCCGGACGCGCTCGAGCTCGGCCGCCAGCCACGGGCGGCAGGCGGTGATGTGGCCGGCGTCCGGGGACTGGTGCAGCCGGCGCTTGCCCCGCTCGGAAAACCGAAAATGCTTGACGGCGTTCGTCAGCCACACCGATTCCCGCGGCAGTCCGGCCTCCGCCATTGCCGCATCGAGCAGCCGCCCGGCGGGGCCGACGAACGGTTCGCCCTCGACGTCCTCACGGTCGCCGGGCTGCTCGCCGACCATCAGGCAGCGGGCGCGGGGGTCGCCGGCACCGAAGACGACCTGGGTCGCGGGGGCGTACAGCTCGCAGCCCCGGCACTCCTCGGCCGCGGCGGCCAGGGCGCCCAGGTCCCCGTCGTCCGGGACCCAGGCCTCGGCGCCGGGACGGTCCGGCCGGGTCCGTGTCGCCATGCCGATTCCCTGCCCGTCGACAAAGGGTGTCACCCCTTGTCGACGG of the Sporichthya polymorpha DSM 43042 genome contains:
- a CDS encoding type II toxin-antitoxin system PemK/MazF family toxin, with the translated sequence MRRGEIRLVDLTPTRGSEASKVRPAVVVSNDRANATAARLGRGVVTVVPVTSNVETLYSFQVLLPKAETGLRLDSKAQAEQVRAVAVERVGPAIARLGPDLLRAVDDALRLHLEL
- a CDS encoding UdgX family uracil-DNA binding protein (This protein belongs to the uracil DNA glycosylase superfamily, members of which act in excision repair of DNA. However, it belongs more specifically to UdgX branch, whose founding member was found to bind uracil in DNA (where it does not belong), without cleaving it, appears to promote DNA repair by a pathway involving RecA, rather than base excision.) — its product is MATRTRPDRPGAEAWVPDDGDLGALAAAAEECRGCELYAPATQVVFGAGDPRARCLMVGEQPGDREDVEGEPFVGPAGRLLDAAMAEAGLPRESVWLTNAVKHFRFSERGKRRLHQSPDAGHITACRPWLAAELERVRPELIVALGAIAGRALAGPAFRVTKERGVLLPWPDRAARGLVPADVPEGSPAAQLLATVHPSAVLRSDDRETAFAALVADLRVAADALG
- a CDS encoding ribbon-helix-helix domain-containing protein — translated: MKISVSLPDEDVELLDNYARTSGLGSRSAALAHAVHLLRHESLGDEYEAAWAEWEDGSDAEVWQAAVGDGLPDASR